From Dendropsophus ebraccatus isolate aDenEbr1 chromosome 2, aDenEbr1.pat, whole genome shotgun sequence, a single genomic window includes:
- the HCFC1R1 gene encoding host cell factor C1 regulator 1 isoform X1, producing the protein MRVPGVRRRPDARCPLSARSDLSCTKRRFQEEDEGPAMKLYMSEDTVSARLQLLSLENDHSYGGNGLPKMSPLHQSPDTGPTDSSSEDENVVVDPGEFCMSGCQVISVCPLREEETLKELESIVHESAVPESVLSLSLPCLELVPWSPPSGPIHHLLCSLAGVEEGSGASRREVEEGMEL; encoded by the exons ATGAGGGTGCCGGGGGTGCGGAGGCGACCAGATGCGAG GTGCCCCCTCTCCGCACGTTCCGACCTTTCATGTACAAAGAGAAGATTCCAGGAGGAAGATGA GGGTCCCGCCATGAAGCTGTATATGTCGGAGGACACTGTTTCAGCTCGTCTTCAGCTACTTAGTTTGGAGAATGATCACAGCTATGGAGGGAACGGCCTCCCCAAGATGTCTCCACTGCACCAATCCCCGGACACAGG GCCCACTGATAGCAGCTCAGAAGATGAGAATGTGGTTGTGGATCCTGGAGAGTTCTGTATGAGCGGCTGTCAGGTAATAAGTGTCTGTCCGCTCCGGGAGGAGGAGACGCTAAAGGAGTTGGAGAGTATTGTCCATGAGAGTGCTGTCCCCGAGAGCGTCCTCTCACT GTCTCTGCCATGTCTGGAGCTGGTCCCCTGGTCGCCCCCCTCGGGTCCCATCCACCATCTTTTGTGCTCTCTGGCCGGGGTGGAGGAAGGTAGTGGAGCGAGCAGGCGTGAGGTGGAGGAGGGGATGGAGCTGTGA
- the HCFC1R1 gene encoding host cell factor C1 regulator 1 isoform X2, whose translation MRVPGVRRRPDARCPLSARSDLSCTKRRFQEEDEGPAMKLYMSEDTVSARLQLLSLENDHSYGGNGLPKMSPLHQSPDTGPTDSSSEDENVVVDPGEFCMSGCQVSAMSGAGPLVAPLGSHPPSFVLSGRGGGR comes from the exons ATGAGGGTGCCGGGGGTGCGGAGGCGACCAGATGCGAG GTGCCCCCTCTCCGCACGTTCCGACCTTTCATGTACAAAGAGAAGATTCCAGGAGGAAGATGA GGGTCCCGCCATGAAGCTGTATATGTCGGAGGACACTGTTTCAGCTCGTCTTCAGCTACTTAGTTTGGAGAATGATCACAGCTATGGAGGGAACGGCCTCCCCAAGATGTCTCCACTGCACCAATCCCCGGACACAGG GCCCACTGATAGCAGCTCAGAAGATGAGAATGTGGTTGTGGATCCTGGAGAGTTCTGTATGAGCGGCTGTCAG GTCTCTGCCATGTCTGGAGCTGGTCCCCTGGTCGCCCCCCTCGGGTCCCATCCACCATCTTTTGTGCTCTCTGGCCGGGGTGGAGGAAGGTAG